A window of Benincasa hispida cultivar B227 chromosome 9, ASM972705v1, whole genome shotgun sequence genomic DNA:
tagatagtagtttatcattgtctattgcggtttatcacagatagacggtgatattttgctattattcgTACATACGTTgggttcattttcctatatttgagaACAACccataattaaacataatttattaattaaatgcaACGACAAAGATATTAAAGTAATATTgtattttacattttattaagtgaagaaattaaaatagagattttgaaaatacaaaaacCAGACATAATTGAAAGTACATGTTAAATATCATCCAAAATTATCCTTCTAACGCTTGCCTGTGGTAAATATCATCCAAAatatcatccataattgaaAGTACATGTTAAATATCCCCCAAGCCCCATTCATCGTTGGTATCATTGTAGTGTCTCAAATTAACATGTGCTATAAATTATAGAGTAACAAAAGAAGCTTTGTTAGTTTGGAATGAGGTCATCTTCAAGCCACAATAGTAATGTAATCTCAATCACATTTTTTAGCTGGGATGTTCGATTAGCTTGGTTCTCAAAAAATCGAACTTTCGGACAATGTTCAATTTTCTTGAAACAACACACAAAGTTCATGTCGGTCTCAGCTCAAAACCAATCCGAAGTCAAACTGATTAGGCTCTCTAGGATggggaaaattttctttcattaggaaTTTCAAGTTCTTACATTCTTTGCCTTTTGGAACCAAAGAGGCTAAGCTAAGAACATCAATTACATATACAgaacaaaagaacaaaaatgtTTCTCTGAAGCATTGTCATCAAGATTCAGCTGACCTGTTGAGAAAGGAGGACAAGCAGCCCTTGGGGACCGAGCAATATCTCGTTGAGGAAACTAACCAATCCAAACCACACGACAGGTGTTACGTCAACTCCGCCGAGAGGAGGTATCACCTTCCTTGTTGCAATTAGAAGTGGTTCAGTGGGGGCATAAGCTATAACATATGGAAACTTCCCCACAGGCAACTTAGGATACCAAGACATTACTATTCTCGcaataaacaaaaatgaaaacgcCGAGAGAAACGGCCCCAGAAAGCCGATGGCAAGCTTTGCCATTCCTGGGTCGAGGTCGGCCAAGGCCACATTGTTCATGAAATCAGAGGCAGACATTGATGCATCTTGCAAGGCAAAGGGGATAGTCCTTGCAGCTTCATATGCAGCAGCTGGCTTTAATGGAGCAGTGGCATAGGCCAGTGACAGATGAAGCTTGGAAGTGGTGAAAGAATCCAACATAGATGAGCTACATTTGGTTGCTTGGAATCTGCAGTTTGGATTTCTTTGAGGATGGTACTTGAAACCTCTCTGTCCAAAGAAACAAAGTAATAAATCTAAACATTTGAGCATTCAATGCAATCGACAACATGGATTGGACAGAGACCAAATACTAAATCAAAAGCTTGTAATAATGTGTTTTGAACGACTTTTTAAGTGCTTAAAAAAGAGATTTTAAGCACTTGCAAAGTAATTTCAAATACACGTGATTCTGAAAACTTTTTACTTAAACAATGATACAACACTAACTAGAACTAATGAGTTCTGATTTAACACGAGGAGAATAGGCCAACGATACGGTGAAAAAGTTCGACAGAATGAGTGGAATACAGCTTAAAATAAAGGCCAACAACATGGGGAGAAGGGTCGCTTTTTATGACTTGATGGGGTGTGTGCGATCTTATGAGCTTTGGTGGGGTGAGTGGACTTCTAGGATTTTTAGAGAAGAGGAAATTGACCCTAGTAAGGTTTGGTATCTTGTTTGCTTTCATGTTTTTTTGTGggcttcaattttgaaaatcttTTGTAACTAATCTATAGGCGTTATTTTGCATATCTGGAGTCTCTTTCTACAAAGGGAGTCCTTTTTGTGACTTGTTTCCAATAAAAAACATTCTATgtttaaaaaagtagttttaagtgcaaaaaaaagtgtttttttataaaaattttaaggaCTTGGAAAGGCAAAACAAGACCTAAATCTTTTTCATCCATCCACCATTGTTTTATTTAGCTAGCTCATTCGTTATGCTGGAATCGTATAGTAATGGTCTTAATCACAAGAAGTAAgaacataatttgaatttgcTAAACTATAAAATATACCCTTGAATTTTGCCGTTTGTTCTAAATATACCTTTCTTTCAAATGTTGCAATATTAACCTTAACctttaataaatatttcaaactaTCGTTGGAGCAGAAATTCAAAAGAAGTTTGGATGCAAATTAGGACCTATAACATGTGTGACAATGAACTGAAACGGTGTGATTCAAGTCCAGTATACTCCTACAACGTTCCAGGTCTCAATCATCGTTCAACATTGTAAGAAAAATTTTAAGAGATGCTTGTCCAACTGAACAAATCAGAACCCTCCATTCAAAAACCACAAACAGAGAGtagtaaaggaaaaagaaatgaacaGAAACAACAAAATCGAGAGCAGAGGAGACAGTGTAGGAGGTGAATACATACAGAGAAGCTTGAATTTCCATAGTTGGGAATCAAAGGGGACGATCCTATACTTAAATCACAAGGATTaagtaaaaactaaaaaaaaacccCATTTCAACGGGAAATGGAATCGTAATAAAACaaggagaaagaaagaagaaccTATTACTCGAATGCAGCTGAGAGAGGAGCAGGCGGCGGCGGTGTCGGCGGCCATGGCTTTCGCAGAGGAGCTCCGGTggaggaagaaggagaaggtTATCCCTTTATCATCAATGGGCCAAATTGGGTTTGGGAAggagatttgaaaatgaaaatgaaactcGGACACCCATTAAAATGGAGGATTCATGATTCGATTGTCACGGTTGTCGTTGGCCGGTTCAACCCGGTTTAATTGATGCCGGCctaatctctctctttttttttctttttttaattatttttattattttcattattattattattattattattattattattattattatcaaattCAACAAGTTCAtgagttttgtttaatttgttggATTAATTTTTGAGATAGGAGAAGTATTTGAGAtgcaattaaaaatttaataacttGAATGAGAGAAATTCTAATACTCTACTTTCTTTTTATCTTAAATGGTATTTTCATTACTTATATCTTGTGATATTGTTTCGTAGTTTCTTTTGCTACTTTGTCTAAAGAAAAAGATTACGTGACAAAAGTAAAGGTTCGAATGAAATTTAGGAATAAAATAGTTTAAGATAGATTTTTATTGTATTACTTTCTGGCTATTTTTATTATTGAGCTTTTAGGATAATATATGTTTTCATATAAATTAAAAGTGAGGAAAATATGAAATGaagaattatttatatttaagatAAATGATAACAATTTTACGTAGACATATATATCTATTCGATAAATCTTTGAGAAGGGGAAGAATTTATTAAATGTAGGTTGACCAAATAATATTTAGGATCTTTTGTTACCTCAAAATGTAGTTCGTGGTTGAGTCATTTCACATGTTTGGAGTAGAAAACTTGACCTAAATAAGAGCAAGAACTCTCAAGTTGCTAGCAATAACAACAAACCAAAtataatgaacaattatttgaAGAGATGTAAGTTCAAGCAAGACTTTCTTTGAGAGAGATTTGTGGAGATATATGACCATAACTCAAGATCGATtagatagaaaaataaactttaGTAAATAAATGAGAACGATACCTATTCAAGTATCATAATCAATAATCTTTCAAAAGTTCAAATGTCTCACTCTGTattaaaaatttggttaaattataaaaacgtCCCGAACTTTACACTTTATGCTAACAATGCCTttgaagtttcaaaagtttcaaaaatacctctaaattttcaaaaagagttaaaaaaaaaaaactatcattgctgttagttttggatggaaaccgTTAAATTAAGTTTCCTGAACTTTCAAAaggtttaaaaaatactcttaatttagtaaaaattcaaaaatacctATACCATTAGTATTTGAATAAAAACCGTTAATTCCTCGTGACAATAatgactttaaaaattaaaaacaaaaaacaaaaaataaaaaataaaaataaaaagttcgaaaagaaatttttttaaaataaattatatagacatcctcaattttttttttcatataggtactctcatatttctcttaattttctaATTCCTAGCCTACACGAATTTTCTCaataaccaaaataaaaactaaaattttaggttaaaatataaagtaccacaaaatttcacaaaattccaaaattaaaatctcCTCTTGAAACATACCAAAATAGCAAagagtcaaataaaaaaaagtatttgactatttatcgtatatatagatactctcatttttcttaaattttcaattcttaGCTTATACCAATTTTCTCAATAACCAAAACATACCAAAACGTTGTGATGTTGAAGGCCCCCTCACGAAGTGTcttggagagaaaattagaaGGATGTCTCTTCATGTGCGCGTATCAAATGGAGAACGTTGCGGCACTACAGGGGGGCAACACTACAACACTTACTTAGCCGACTATCTCTGTGAATGGTACGAGGCACAGGTGTTGTAGCGCTTGCGTAACGTCGTGCCTCCCCTTGCTTGATTTCACCGTTTTGTCTATCTCGTTACTTGTTAATTGCTCTATTTAAGCCCGAATTACATCCAAAACATCCCGACAAGCTTCTTTTGCAAGATAGTCTATCtaggaactaaaataaatattaaattcctaaGAACCAACACAATTTAGGCTgatggtttttttatttaactattTATCATTTTGGTATGTTTCAAgaggagattttgattttggaattttgtgaaattttgtgaaattttgtggTACTTTAGGttttagattaaaattttggtttttattttagttgttgagaaaattggtgtaagctaagaattgaaaaattaagagaaatatgagacTACCTATATGAACAAAATGAGGgtatctatataatttattttaaaattgattctttTTCGAACATaagaaaactttaaacaaattgatcattagaagtatttttttatttttaaaaaaaattttaaagtcatttttgTCATGGGgaattaacaattttttttgttcaaatactAATGGTGgaggtatttttgaacttttattaagttaagggtatttttgaaacgttttgaaagtacaagggtatttttgaaactttttgaaagtacaagggtattttgaaacaaaactttaacggttttaattcaaaactaacGACAATGATATTTTGTAAACtcttttttgaaagtttaagagtatttttgaaactttaggTGCATTTTTTCCCAAAGTGTAAAGTTTATggacatttttttataatttaacctaaaaaaaaaattcttctaaAGTCTCATTTGATTAAGCATTTGCTATTTAAAAAGTGTGCCTGTTTACAAAAATAAGTCgttgaaaattacttttttttttttttttttttttttttttaacatttggaTTGGTTTCTAAAACATTCCAAAAAAGTTAATAACAAACCAAGAAATCAATGGataaaagtagtatttataacttttaatttAGAGTATTTCTCATTTTCTAAATACCCTTTTAAAAAGTCTTCAAATGTACTAGAAACCTTGCTTTGTAAATGGGCATGATCACTTTACAAGCAACGAACTTGATACACTTTTGAGAACCttcaaagtttatttttttaaaagatctCCAATTTAAGCTCCCAGGGGACATCAACTACCTCCTCACTTCTCCTTGCCTAACGGCCAACCGATCATATCAATGTCATCCGACCAAGAAAAATCAAGCTTTCACCCCAAGATACCAGCAACCAACAAGAAGCACATCATAACGCGTATCATCGAAAACGACGGCGTACCGCGGATGGCTGCGTGGGGTGGAGCCTTCGCTTTCGCTTGTTCACTCGTATTAGCTTCTACATTCAAGAGGAGCAAGAAGATCATATCCCCGAAAAGGCCGAGTCAAGACGGTGATTCGGATCTTGATGTCGGTGATGACGATAAAGCTCGACGAATGGAAGGACTGCAACTTCTTCTTCAGTCTTCATCAACTGATATCATCAATCGTTCATGGTTAGAACTACAAGCTCCATATTTCCTTTGTTGTGTGAAATGTGTGTACATTTCTTCCCTTTAACTCAAACTTTTTAGAATGTTGGAAGAGTTAGATAATTAACATCCtacttatattttatttagttatttaatatattttggggaaattttgatttatatactTTATACTTTGTGGGTTAAATCAATTAAAGCccatctaaattaataattgtatgtgatacTTCATAAATGTTTTCACTTTATTTCATTGAAAATAAactacataaaaaaatatttaattttcttcgCCCAAAATCCAAccaaagtaaaaaagaaaaaaaaaatgatgtaatTCTATGAAAAGACTACTCTTATGCTTAATATTCACTTATTTCTAGTATTAATTCCATCTTAGAGAAGTTTTAAACATGTGTGAGAATTATACATGCATAAAGAAATACTAATAGAGGATCAtccaaattgattttatttatggTAGTTTATGGTTTAATTgatatataactttttttagtataacTTGGGATGAGAGGATTTGAATCACGAATCTCTTGATATTCAACACATATAGATGTCAATTAAGAATTAAGCTCTGGTTGGCAATTGACATATAACTATTAGTTtggtattttgatttttttcgtATAATAAAGTTGGGAAGATCCAAACCGCAGATCTCTTGATatcttaattgatttttttttttttgacaatattaattgattcaactttagggccttaattaaatagatttttatttctcatatttttttagttcaacagtTTGGAGGGAGTGGTTTAAACTTTACTTTTTTCTAGCTAGCAAATTCTATTAGTTCATAACTTTATAAGTAACTATCCGTTAGAGCATATAATAATTTGGTGGGTAACTAAACTTTTACTATGATGGTTGAATCTCATGTTACCTTATAATTGTCGAACTATATAAACAATATCTATATTGTAATAATAATCATTCATTTTTATTGTTACTTATGTATGATATTATTTTGTAGCCACACAACGTCGAATATGTCAGTGAAATATACTTCAATAGAAGACTCGAAAGAAGAAAATCGACCTCTAATGACGGAACACatcttagaaaagaaaaaggaagaaaatattGTAGTTGTTATTTATGAAGAAGGAGAGTACCCAAATTCAGAAGAATTTATAGAAAACGAAATCCAAAAATATGAAGAAAGCTCAAAAGTTACAAAAAGTTTTCCATCTGCAGAATTTGATGATACTTGGCTCGAAGAGTGGACGTATAGACCATCAACATCATCTTCTTCGTCTTCGTCCTCGTCATCGTCAGAGGAAACTTCATTTAGTATTGGAGTTTTTTCACAAGAGATCGATGGAGATGACAAAAGTATGGATATCGTTATATATATTGATGACGACAATGAGAATGGTGAAGACGAACAATTTCAGAGGGTTTGATATATTGAAGAATCTTGATTCAAATTTGTGTTCATATGTAAAAGATACTATTTTGATCTCGTTTTTATATTGGTTTgttttagttcattttagtttttatattttgaaaatattcaaatttaaataatttagtccctataatATTTTCAATGAATCTTAATAACCGTGATCCTACCAGTAGGAAAAGATTGATGAAATAAATACCAAAagtttacttttatttttggtacaacaatggatacagaaattcGAACCGCAAACCTCTTGAAGGTCACTAATACATCCATATGGTTTAACTTAGGAGATGTTTGACTCACTAACATGAGTTGATTTGAGTTGGTATTATATAATACCAACTCAATGTTCCCCACCAACtctaaatgttggtggagttgagttggtatattttaccaactcactccaactcttccttcttccaATATTTTCAATGGTTCCATCCATCAGCCACTATCGATGACTATTACTATCACGCCCCGAGAACTAACTCCGGACTTCGACAATC
This region includes:
- the LOC120086891 gene encoding uncharacterized G-patch domain protein DDB_G0278987-like, which codes for MSSDQEKSSFHPKIPATNKKHIITRIIENDGVPRMAAWGGAFAFACSLVLASTFKRSKKIISPKRPSQDGDSDLDVGDDDKARRMEGLQLLLQSSSTDIINRSCHTTSNMSVKYTSIEDSKEENRPLMTEHILEKKKEENIVVVIYEEGEYPNSEEFIENEIQKYEESSKVTKSFPSAEFDDTWLEEWTYRPSTSSSSSSSSSSSEETSFSIGVFSQEIDGDDKSMDIVIYIDDDNENGEDEQFQRV
- the LOC120084469 gene encoding protein COFACTOR ASSEMBLY OF COMPLEX C SUBUNIT B CCB3, chloroplastic isoform X2, whose protein sequence is MAADTAAACSSLSCIRRGFKYHPQRNPNCRFQATKCSSSMLDSFTTSKLHLSLAYATAPLKPAAAYEAARTIPFALQDASMSASDFMNNVALADLDPGMAKLAIGFLGPFLSAFSFLFIARIVMSWYPKLPVGKFPYVIAYAPTEPLLIATRKVIPPLGGVDVTPVVWFGLVSFLNEILLGPQGLLVLLSQQVS
- the LOC120084469 gene encoding protein COFACTOR ASSEMBLY OF COMPLEX C SUBUNIT B CCB3, chloroplastic isoform X1 — its product is MAADTAAACSSLSCIRVIGSSPLIPNYGNSSFSRGFKYHPQRNPNCRFQATKCSSSMLDSFTTSKLHLSLAYATAPLKPAAAYEAARTIPFALQDASMSASDFMNNVALADLDPGMAKLAIGFLGPFLSAFSFLFIARIVMSWYPKLPVGKFPYVIAYAPTEPLLIATRKVIPPLGGVDVTPVVWFGLVSFLNEILLGPQGLLVLLSQQVS